One window from the genome of Musa acuminata AAA Group cultivar baxijiao chromosome BXJ1-4, Cavendish_Baxijiao_AAA, whole genome shotgun sequence encodes:
- the LOC135672301 gene encoding transcription factor bHLH25-like, protein MNGGFFHQSGFTDQFTAAQFAAALGQDFQRSLSSASHNSFPRDQRPKRPLEASSWSSCTTEQNSCLVPNASSPTILSFGNPDSSIDQNDVYGGLVGVVKPKREMDALHHHGSKRSYGAMAEQRSKAVSNGTRSTYHNKEHIIAERKRREKLTQRFIALSAVVPGLKKMDKASVLGDAINYLKRLEEKVKMLEDQAAKRTVESAVLVKRSRLRVDVDSSSRDESLDGLPQIEAKMSGKTVLVKIHCDNRKGVLVKVLSEIEKLHLSVANTSAISFVGSSLDITVMAQVEEGFDMTVKDVVTQLSSAFRQLT, encoded by the exons ATGAACGGAGGCTTCTTCCACCAGTCGGGGTTCACGGATCAGTTCACTGCAGCACAGTTTGCAGCAGCTCTTGGGCAAGACTTCCAACGATCCCTGTCGTCCGCAAGCCACAACTCATTCCCTCGGGACCAACGACCAAAGAGACCTCTCGAAGCCAGCAGCTGGAGCTCTTGCACCACCGAGCAGAACTCATGCCTCGTCCCTAATGCCTCGTCTCCGACCATCCTTTCGTTCGGGAATCCGGACTCGTCCATCGACCAGAACGACGTCTATGGGGGTCTCGTCGGGGTGGTGAAGCCAAAGAGAGAGATGGATGCTTTACATCATCATGGATCCAAGAGGAGTTATGGCGCCATGGCCGAGCAGAGATCGAAGGCAGTGAGCAACGGGACCAGGTCAACCTATCACAACAAGGAGCACATCATTGCCGAGAGGAAGCGAAGGGAGAAGCTCACCCAGAGATTTATAGCCTTATCAGCCGTGGTGCCAGGCCTAAAGAAG ATGGACAAGGCTTctgttcttggtgatgccatcaACTACCTGAAACGACTCGAGGAGAAGGTGAAGATGCTTGAAGACCAAGCTGCAAAGAGGACTGTCGAGTCTGCAGTTCTGGTTAAGAGATCTCGGCTCCGTGTTGATGTCGATAGTTCCTCCCGTGACGAGAGCTTGGATGGGCTCCCACAGATTGAAGCCAAGATGTCCGGGAAGACCGTCCTCGTCAAGATTCACTGCGACAACCGCAAAGGAGTGCTGGTGAAGGTACTCTCTGAGATCGAGAAGCTCCACTTATCTGTTGCCAACACAAGTGCGATAAGCTTCGTGGGTTCTTCTCTCGATATTACTGTCATGGCTCAG GTTGAGGAGGGTTTCGACATGACGGTGAAGGATGTTGTGACACAGCTGAGTTCTGCTTTCAGACAGCTTACATGA
- the LOC135671997 gene encoding transcription factor bHLH18-like, with the protein MDKSSRQGPPDVQRQSSLQESDHLSFIDQSEMISLDQFTVNQIMESLYEEFHDPLPSPNYASCLPFESSRSSDFNSASCSFADVSFGRPIVAVTGGDVSVELPQASSSFLSFDNQDSLHDPPQLCVNSAKGVVEPTNVIRSLIPRGSTWRENTRDFQRPERISMGSRPPSCAQDHVIAERKRRDRLKQQFLELSTIIPGLKKTDKASLLGDAINYIRQLEEKVKTLEEKASEKTVASTNLVEKSEHLRACHHISSSEANPSSRAFPKITASLDGNSSILVRIQCEKRKGLFVKVLSEIEKHHLSVVNTSAMPFAASSLNIAVTAQIEEGFSTTVKDLVKDIDSVLSQFI; encoded by the exons ATGGATAAATCATCCCGCCAAGGGCCACCTGATGTACAGCGTCAATCATCTCTACAGGAAAGTGACCATCTTTCCTTCATCGACCAGTCTGAGATGATTTCTCTGGACCAGTTCACGGTAAACCAAATCATGGAATCACTTTATGAGGAGTTCCATGACCCCCTCCCGTCGCCAAACTACGCCTCTTGCCTTCCCTTCGAATCATCCAGGAGCAGCGACTTCAATAGCGCCAGCTGCTCATTCGCGGATGTTTCTTTTGGGAGACCCATCGTCGCTGTTACCGGAGGCGATGTCTCGGTTGAGCTGCCTCAAGCGTCCTCCAGCTTTCTCTCGTTTGATAACCAGGATTCATTGCATGATCCACCACAACTGTGTGTGAATTCTGCGAAAGGAGTTGTGGAGCCAACGAACGTGATCAGGAGTTTAATTCCTCGTGGCTCAACATGGAGAGAGAACACACGGGACTTCCAAAGACCGGAGAGGATAAGCATGGGGAGCAGGCCGCCATCTTGTGCTCAAGACCATGTCATTGCTGAGAGGAAGCGACGAGATCGACTCAAGCAGCAGTTCTTAGAATTATCCACAATCATCCCTGGATTAAAGAAG ACTGACAAGGCCTCGCTGCTGGGAGATGCAATCAATTACATTAGGCAGCTAGAGGAGAAGGTGAAAACCTTGGAGGAGAAGGCTTCAGAGAAGACTGTTGCATCCACCAACCTCGTCGAGAAGTCCGAGCACCTCCGCGCCTGCCACCATATCTCAAGCTCCGAGGCAAACCCTTCCTCTCGTGCCTTTCCCAAGATCACAGCCAGTCTGGACGGGAACTCCTCCATCCTGGTGAGGATTCAGTGCGAGAAGAGAAAGGGGCTGTTTGTGAAGGTGCTGTCCGAGATCGAGAAGCACCACCTCTCCGTCGTCAACACCAGCGCCATGCCGTTTGCTGCCTCTTCTCTCAATATAGCAGTGACCGCGCAG ATTGAAGAGGGATTCTCGACGACGGTGAAGGATCTTGTGAAGGATATAGACTCGGTTCTTAGCCAGTTCATCTGA